In a genomic window of Helianthus annuus cultivar XRQ/B chromosome 10, HanXRQr2.0-SUNRISE, whole genome shotgun sequence:
- the LOC110885502 gene encoding actin-depolymerizing factor 5, which produces MAMAFKMATTGMWVTDECKNSFMEMKWKKVHRYIVFKIDEKSKLVMVDKVGSASEGYSDLEASLPGDDCRYAVFDFDFVTVDNCHKSKIFFIAWAPNASRIRAKMLYATSKDGIRRVLEGIHYELQATDPTEMGFDVIQDRAK; this is translated from the exons ATGGCTATGGCTTTCAAGATG GCGACGACGGGAATGTGGGTGACGGATGAATGCAAGAACTCGTTCATGGAGATGAAATGGAAGAAAGTTCATCGGTACATAGTGTTTAAGATCGACGAGAAGTCGAAACTTGTGATGGTCGATAAAGTTGGAAGTGCTAGCGAAGGGTACTCAGATCTTGAAGCTTCTCTGCCTGGAGACGACTGCCGCTATGCCgtctttgattttgattttgtcaCCGTTGATAATTGCCATAAGAGCAAGATCTTCTTCATTGCATG GGCTCCAAATGCATCAAGAATAAGAGCAAAGATGCTATATGCTACATCAAAAGATGGAATAAGAAGAGTATTGGAGGGCATCCATTATGAACTTCAAGCAACAGATCCAACTGAGATGGGATTTGATGTCATTCAGGATAGAGCCAAATAA